A region from the Sulfurospirillum oryzae genome encodes:
- a CDS encoding GGDEF domain-containing protein: protein MLYSEIKERENRFITALKIAFPLLLLISVFFYTFQLFSHTSINYILLILLIPIYVYYTVYLIYHGFQTSLIDPITKTFTRAEIISKIVKIKKRETTTIIFLHINNLNDINERYGINNGDLVLYHFIQKLQFFLREHRFKKIAIGRYSNDGFILLLNHPSRELRHLLTIFTKSVQNIGILNIEVKVAFSLLSAAYDSDVNNIIERLLMLLEEQKKSEEITPNIKLDQFQMIIEEAINHRQLFFKYQPSLAQKSNQINILEILTRMESKLYGTLSKQQIQRIINHTGHEREFDEKVFELLLEEIKPLMEKEVLFCIEVSPVTLRNLSFKRYLVTLFEKNGIDPHRFILEIIEQKSYENMHRFREIIESYQEVGFKIALGNFGGNNCGFEYLKYLPIDLVKFDIEFTKKIDDPKYQQLLSHYVELIQTLHIQSMVKFVDKEALFEKMKEIKPDFIQGFCISKPKSIEQIIGDNL from the coding sequence ATGCTCTATTCTGAGATCAAGGAGAGAGAAAATCGATTTATTACAGCTCTTAAAATCGCTTTTCCTCTCTTACTTCTCATAAGCGTTTTTTTCTATACCTTTCAGCTTTTTTCGCACACGTCAATTAATTATATTCTCCTTATTTTATTGATTCCTATTTATGTTTATTATACGGTTTATTTGATCTATCATGGATTTCAAACAAGTTTGATTGATCCAATAACCAAAACATTTACCAGAGCAGAGATTATCAGTAAAATCGTTAAAATCAAAAAGCGTGAAACCACCACCATTATCTTTTTACATATCAATAATTTAAATGACATCAATGAACGTTATGGTATCAATAATGGAGATTTAGTTCTTTATCATTTTATTCAAAAATTACAATTTTTTTTACGTGAGCATCGTTTTAAAAAGATTGCCATTGGAAGATATAGCAATGATGGTTTTATACTTTTACTCAACCATCCAAGCAGAGAGCTTAGACATCTTTTAACAATTTTTACTAAAAGTGTTCAAAATATAGGAATTTTAAATATTGAAGTTAAAGTGGCCTTTTCACTTTTAAGTGCTGCGTATGATAGCGATGTAAACAATATTATAGAACGACTTTTAATGTTGTTGGAAGAACAAAAAAAGAGTGAAGAAATCACTCCAAACATTAAACTTGATCAATTTCAAATGATTATCGAGGAAGCAATTAATCATCGACAGCTTTTTTTCAAATACCAACCTTCTTTAGCACAAAAATCAAATCAAATCAATATTTTAGAAATTTTGACACGTATGGAATCTAAACTCTATGGAACACTTTCAAAACAGCAGATTCAACGTATCATTAACCATACAGGACATGAGAGAGAGTTTGATGAAAAGGTTTTTGAGCTTTTATTGGAAGAGATTAAACCTTTAATGGAAAAAGAGGTACTTTTTTGCATTGAAGTTTCACCTGTAACACTTCGAAATCTTAGTTTTAAACGCTATCTTGTAACGCTTTTTGAAAAAAATGGTATTGATCCGCATCGTTTTATACTTGAGATTATCGAGCAAAAAAGCTATGAAAACATGCACCGTTTTAGAGAGATTATTGAGAGTTATCAAGAGGTTGGATTTAAAATAGCATTGGGTAATTTTGGTGGTAATAATTGTGGTTTTGAATACCTTAAATATTTACCGATTGATTTGGTGAAATTTGATATTGAATTTACCAAAAAAATTGATGATCCAAAATACCAACAACTTCTTTCACACTACGTTGAACTTATCCAAACGCTTCACATTCAAAGTATGGTAAAATTCGTAGATAAAGAGGCTCTTTTTGAAAAAATGAAAGAGATTAAACCTGATTTTATACAAGGGTTTTGTATCTCAAAACCAAAATCAATAGAACAAATAATAGGAGATAATTTATGA
- the thyX gene encoding FAD-dependent thymidylate synthase, with protein sequence MKITLNHYTPLLICADAIRTCWQSFDKSDEGGEKDRELIDRVGNKFKHASTLEHLVYNFYIEGISRALLQELARHRMASLSVKSTRYTLKELKNEESFTCKDVERASKYLVLTGVEMVDEMSIKALENLRLVLVEGISNDKAKYCLPESYKTELTWTINARSLQNFLTLRSDKSALWEIQDLSHALYDALPEEHKYLFNIKEPS encoded by the coding sequence ATGAAAATCACACTCAACCACTACACTCCCCTACTCATTTGTGCCGATGCCATTCGTACGTGTTGGCAAAGTTTTGACAAAAGCGATGAAGGCGGCGAAAAAGACAGAGAACTTATTGATCGCGTTGGCAATAAATTTAAACACGCTTCAACCTTAGAGCATCTTGTCTATAACTTTTACATTGAAGGCATTTCCCGTGCCCTTCTTCAAGAGCTTGCAAGGCATCGTATGGCGTCACTCTCCGTTAAGTCAACACGCTACACACTTAAAGAGTTAAAGAACGAAGAGAGCTTTACATGTAAAGATGTAGAACGTGCTTCTAAGTACCTCGTTTTAACGGGTGTAGAAATGGTAGATGAGATGAGCATCAAAGCACTTGAAAACCTTCGTTTAGTACTCGTGGAAGGAATTAGCAACGATAAGGCAAAATACTGTCTTCCGGAGAGTTACAAAACCGAACTTACATGGACTATTAACGCTAGAAGTCTTCAAAACTTTTTAACACTGCGCAGCGATAAAAGTGCGCTTTGGGAAATTCAAGATCTTTCTCATGCACTTTATGATGCTCTACCAGAAGAGCACAAATATCTCTTTAATATCAAAGAGCCTTCTTAA
- the dnaN gene encoding DNA polymerase III subunit beta: MKVSIKKSILENMLLNIQPYLEKKDLSQITSHVLLITEESQFVIKATDYEIGLSYHTPEIKIITSGNATANGKKLLDIIKGLKDDEVVLETINDYLYIKQNSSKFKLPMLNPTDFPPFPQIDSKPKFDINSNTLVRSIKKIAPAIDSNNPKFELNGSLIDIKDNSINLVATDTKRLAIMQIEQPTEHNFSLIIPKKAISEIQKLFFDNIEIFYDENTLIASSAHFTFYTKLINGKFPDYQRIIPKNKNYRILLNRESMVESIKQISIISPEIKITFKPEKIVFESLNDDNIEAKTEIDFKTGLDSDIYLAVNSRYILDFLSNIENSNFTLGFNDSGLPFTLESDNFTTIVMPIMI; this comes from the coding sequence ATGAAAGTTTCGATTAAAAAAAGCATTTTAGAAAACATGTTGTTAAACATTCAACCCTATTTAGAAAAAAAAGATTTGAGTCAAATTACATCCCATGTTTTATTAATCACTGAAGAGAGTCAATTTGTCATTAAAGCAACTGATTATGAAATTGGTCTTTCTTACCATACACCTGAGATCAAAATAATCACTTCAGGCAATGCAACCGCTAATGGAAAAAAGCTTTTAGATATTATTAAAGGTTTAAAAGATGACGAAGTTGTTTTAGAAACAATCAATGATTACCTCTATATCAAACAGAATAGCTCCAAATTTAAGCTTCCAATGCTTAACCCAACTGATTTCCCTCCATTTCCACAAATTGATTCTAAACCTAAATTTGACATCAATAGCAACACACTTGTTCGCTCCATTAAAAAAATAGCTCCAGCTATCGATAGCAATAATCCAAAATTCGAACTCAATGGTTCTTTAATTGACATTAAGGACAACAGCATTAATTTAGTTGCTACCGATACAAAGCGCCTTGCTATTATGCAAATAGAACAACCAACTGAACATAATTTTTCACTTATCATTCCTAAAAAAGCAATCAGTGAAATTCAAAAACTCTTTTTTGATAACATTGAAATTTTTTACGATGAAAACACACTCATTGCAAGTTCTGCTCATTTTACATTTTATACAAAACTTATCAATGGAAAATTTCCTGATTATCAGCGTATCATTCCTAAAAATAAAAATTACAGAATTTTACTTAACCGTGAATCTATGGTTGAATCTATTAAACAAATTTCTATTATTTCCCCTGAAATTAAAATCACTTTTAAACCTGAAAAAATTGTCTTTGAAAGTTTGAATGACGATAACATTGAAGCAAAAACAGAAATTGATTTTAAAACAGGACTTGATAGTGATATTTACCTTGCCGTTAACAGTCGTTATATTTTAGATTTTTTATCTAATATCGAAAATAGTAACTTTACCCTAGGTTTCAATGACAGTGGTCTTCCTTTCACTTTAGAGAGTGATAACTTTACAACCATTGTTATGCCAATTATGATTTAA
- the gyrB gene encoding DNA topoisomerase (ATP-hydrolyzing) subunit B, producing the protein MSTYGADNIKVLKGLEAVRKRPGMYIGDTNINGLHHLIYEVVDNSIDEAMAGYCDLIKVELTREGSCIVTDNGRGIPVGWHEGENMSAATVVLTVLHAGGKFDKDTYKVSGGLHGVGVSVVNALSSKLVATIKREGNEHRQEFACGIPQTPLDVVKTTNRTGTTIEFWPDGTIFETVEFQFEILATRFRELAYLNPKITIELKDQRDGRTEVYHFEGGIKQFVLDLNKKEKVADAVHYTASVEDVEVDVAMMYNSTYSEILYSFVNNIKTIDGGTHESGFRAGLTRAITNYISLNAGIREKDVKITGDDVREGLIAIVSVKVPEPQFEGQTKGKLGSSYVKPIVQKLVYEQLVKYFEENPIEAKAIMNKALAAARGREAAKNARDLTRRKDAMSIGTLPGKLADCQSKDPSICELYLVEGDSAGGSAKQGRDRVFQAILPLKGKILNVEKSRLDKILKSDEIKNMITALGCGIGDEFNEEKLRYHKLIIMTDADVDGSHIQTLLLTFLFRFLRPVVDNGYVYLAQPPLYRYKKGKKEIYLKDDTEMNAFLIESGMDSIAIEGVGTPDLVDYFKIISAYRGILKELEKRFSMIEVVRYLIENPDLIALPSSDLFKEIEKFVTALGYNILNHYVNDDSIHLFIQTKDGLEELLLDEVFYTNPLYEEARYIYTKIQERDFDVFDGKDPVEVLDEIEKNAKKGAYIQRYKGLGEMNPEQLWETTMNPENRRLLQVKVDDAEAASETFTLFMGDEVEPRRQYIQDHAKDVKHLDV; encoded by the coding sequence ATGAGTACTTACGGTGCAGACAATATTAAAGTTTTAAAAGGCCTTGAAGCAGTAAGAAAGCGTCCAGGTATGTATATCGGTGATACCAACATTAACGGTCTTCACCATCTTATTTATGAAGTCGTTGACAACTCTATTGATGAGGCAATGGCTGGTTATTGTGACTTAATTAAAGTAGAACTTACACGTGAAGGCTCTTGTATTGTGACCGATAATGGTCGTGGTATTCCTGTTGGTTGGCATGAGGGTGAAAATATGTCAGCAGCAACGGTTGTTCTAACCGTACTTCACGCAGGTGGAAAGTTTGATAAAGATACCTATAAAGTAAGTGGTGGTTTGCACGGTGTTGGTGTTTCGGTTGTAAATGCGCTTTCTTCAAAACTTGTTGCGACTATTAAACGTGAAGGGAATGAGCATCGTCAAGAGTTTGCTTGTGGTATTCCTCAAACGCCATTGGATGTTGTAAAAACAACCAATCGTACAGGTACAACCATAGAATTTTGGCCAGATGGTACTATTTTTGAAACAGTAGAATTTCAATTTGAAATTTTAGCAACACGTTTCCGTGAACTTGCATACCTTAATCCAAAAATCACGATTGAACTCAAAGATCAAAGAGATGGACGTACTGAAGTTTACCATTTTGAAGGTGGTATTAAACAGTTTGTTTTAGATCTTAATAAAAAAGAAAAAGTAGCCGATGCTGTTCACTATACAGCAAGTGTTGAAGATGTTGAAGTTGATGTTGCTATGATGTATAACTCAACCTACAGCGAAATTCTTTACTCATTTGTCAATAACATTAAAACGATTGATGGCGGAACGCATGAGAGTGGTTTTAGAGCTGGACTAACGCGAGCCATTACCAATTACATCTCTTTAAATGCAGGTATTCGTGAAAAAGATGTCAAAATCACAGGTGATGACGTTCGTGAAGGTTTGATAGCCATTGTGAGTGTTAAAGTACCTGAACCTCAATTTGAAGGTCAAACCAAAGGAAAACTAGGTAGTTCTTACGTTAAACCAATCGTTCAAAAATTGGTTTATGAACAACTGGTTAAATATTTTGAAGAAAATCCAATCGAAGCCAAAGCGATTATGAATAAAGCGCTTGCTGCAGCAAGAGGTCGTGAAGCGGCTAAAAATGCACGTGATCTCACACGTAGAAAAGATGCCATGAGCATTGGAACACTTCCTGGAAAATTAGCGGATTGTCAAAGTAAAGACCCTTCTATCTGTGAACTCTATCTCGTAGAGGGCGATAGTGCGGGCGGTTCTGCAAAACAAGGACGTGATAGAGTTTTCCAAGCCATTTTACCGCTTAAAGGTAAAATTCTTAACGTTGAAAAAAGCCGTTTAGATAAAATTTTAAAATCCGATGAGATTAAAAATATGATTACTGCTCTGGGATGCGGCATTGGGGATGAATTTAACGAAGAAAAACTTCGTTACCATAAGCTTATCATTATGACCGATGCGGACGTTGATGGTAGCCATATTCAAACACTACTTTTAACATTTCTTTTCCGCTTTTTACGCCCTGTTGTGGATAATGGTTATGTCTATTTGGCTCAACCACCACTTTATCGTTATAAAAAAGGTAAAAAAGAGATTTATCTTAAAGATGATACTGAAATGAATGCCTTTTTAATTGAATCTGGTATGGACAGTATTGCTATTGAAGGTGTTGGAACACCTGATTTAGTGGATTATTTTAAAATTATCTCTGCTTATAGGGGTATTTTAAAAGAGCTTGAAAAACGCTTCTCTATGATTGAAGTGGTACGTTATTTGATTGAAAATCCAGACTTAATTGCATTACCATCAAGTGATCTTTTCAAAGAGATTGAAAAATTTGTAACAGCTCTTGGTTATAACATTCTCAACCATTATGTCAACGATGATAGCATTCATCTTTTTATTCAAACCAAAGATGGACTCGAAGAGTTACTTTTAGATGAAGTTTTTTATACCAATCCACTTTACGAAGAGGCTCGTTATATTTACACTAAAATACAAGAACGTGACTTTGATGTATTTGATGGCAAAGATCCTGTTGAAGTACTCGATGAAATCGAAAAAAATGCTAAAAAAGGCGCTTATATTCAACGCTACAAAGGTCTTGGTGAGATGAACCCTGAACAACTTTGGGAAACAACCATGAATCCTGAAAACAGACGATTATTGCAAGTTAAAGTTGATGATGCAGAAGCTGCAAGTGAAACCTTTACTCTCTTTATGGGTGATGAAGTTGAACCTCGCCGTCAGTATATTCAAGATCATGCCAAAGACGTAAAACATTTGGACGTTTAA
- the flgE gene encoding flagellar hook protein FlgE — protein sequence MMRSLWAGVTGLQAHQIAMDVEGNNIANVNTTGYKYSRANFSDLLSQTAKIATAPQGELGGKNAMQIGLGTQISTVTKIFKQGSIETTDKTTDLAIQGDGFFVVSPDGGSTYKYTRSGDFTFDANGNFVDTNGYIAQGWNRDKTTLAIDSTSPIGNITIPPGLTTPANASSYISVKANLDSGDTVGTHKSVIYSLDGNHGWVDINGNGIQEATETHDENDTGSNMFDTSKKLYERGQDFGALFNSDGKAFSLTTGQGIWTSFAQAKTNTITIAHDPSGTTTIDLTLNGETITGSIVSTDDATVASYITSLINAKTGKTGVEANITGGTGLYLTNNNQSGTEAAMKNIKLLKNGTDTTTLVSTNVITAYQYTYSASPLNTTHFYDDTAERTFTTTEDLREALQKDARLFVNYTGQAVADTIADPDSNVRNEWVTSGSQAFNKNDGVTVSVNKTGQFEIANPKGDAFNADDGDVVDSTLVTPVTMTAAALTTALATEAISFPVGAILAAAITPSTNVTVNGTVYGPTGAGGSTIPAGTVLTTAVTIPQGPVVNNLPAGFTTIGLITPTINVTIGANTYGPTGANGPTIPIGTVIPAGGINVSVASVATGAITTLPAGTNFKNANDHDLYLTITNLTNGTNNVAANNNFSTTINALQGTLTSGTSVRTSQSVYAASHASSIDVYDSLGSKHTVRLEYTKTGFTSEGGTEWSVLISVPEPGDINLGNYPENIVTGTVSFNSDGSLATYSPRSLTYTANNGSTGSQNIELKFGTLGQFDGMTSFDKDSNTSGISQDGYAGGDLNGLSVDETGTVIGSFTNGRSFALAQVAMATFTNNQGLESDGGNCFVQTSNSGDPIVGQASTGGKGTIQASSLEMSNVDLSRSLTQLIVIQRGYQANSKTITTADEMLNTLLQLK from the coding sequence ATGATGAGATCACTCTGGGCCGGCGTTACCGGATTGCAGGCACACCAGATCGCAATGGACGTTGAAGGTAATAACATTGCAAACGTTAATACCACCGGATATAAATACAGTAGAGCAAATTTTTCTGATCTCTTAAGCCAAACAGCTAAAATTGCAACGGCACCCCAAGGTGAACTTGGTGGTAAAAATGCGATGCAAATTGGACTTGGAACACAAATAAGTACGGTCACAAAAATCTTTAAACAAGGCTCCATCGAAACAACGGACAAAACAACCGACCTTGCGATTCAAGGTGATGGTTTCTTTGTTGTATCCCCCGATGGCGGAAGTACTTATAAATATACCAGAAGCGGTGACTTTACCTTTGATGCCAACGGTAACTTTGTCGATACCAACGGTTACATCGCACAAGGGTGGAACAGAGACAAAACAACGCTTGCGATTGACTCTACATCGCCAATTGGCAACATTACCATTCCACCAGGACTTACAACACCCGCTAATGCTTCGAGTTATATCTCTGTAAAAGCTAACCTTGACTCAGGTGATACTGTAGGCACTCATAAATCCGTTATCTACTCACTAGACGGAAATCACGGATGGGTTGATATTAATGGTAATGGTATTCAAGAAGCGACAGAAACACACGATGAAAACGATACTGGCAGCAATATGTTTGATACCAGTAAAAAACTTTATGAACGCGGGCAAGACTTTGGCGCACTTTTCAACTCCGATGGAAAAGCCTTTAGCCTTACAACAGGTCAAGGTATTTGGACAAGTTTCGCGCAAGCAAAAACCAATACTATTACCATTGCCCATGATCCTTCAGGCACAACAACCATTGATCTTACATTAAATGGTGAAACCATTACGGGTAGCATCGTATCAACCGATGATGCAACAGTCGCATCGTATATTACAAGTTTGATCAACGCCAAAACAGGTAAAACAGGTGTTGAAGCCAACATCACAGGTGGTACAGGGCTCTACTTAACCAATAATAATCAATCTGGCACTGAAGCCGCAATGAAAAATATTAAATTACTTAAGAATGGCACAGATACCACTACATTAGTATCAACAAATGTTATTACGGCCTATCAATATACCTATTCTGCAAGTCCACTCAATACAACACACTTCTATGATGATACTGCAGAAAGAACCTTTACAACAACGGAAGATTTAAGAGAAGCACTTCAAAAAGATGCTAGATTATTTGTTAATTATACAGGACAAGCCGTTGCTGATACCATTGCTGATCCTGATTCAAATGTTAGAAATGAATGGGTAACTTCAGGCTCACAAGCTTTCAATAAAAATGATGGTGTAACCGTTTCTGTTAATAAAACCGGTCAATTTGAAATCGCAAACCCTAAAGGAGATGCTTTTAATGCCGATGATGGTGACGTTGTTGATAGTACTTTAGTTACACCTGTTACAATGACTGCTGCTGCTCTTACAACAGCATTAGCTACTGAAGCTATTTCATTTCCAGTTGGAGCAATTTTAGCTGCAGCCATTACACCTTCAACCAACGTTACAGTTAATGGCACAGTTTATGGACCAACGGGTGCTGGCGGTAGCACCATTCCTGCTGGAACCGTACTCACAACTGCTGTAACAATTCCACAAGGGCCAGTAGTTAATAATTTACCAGCAGGATTCACAACAATTGGACTTATTACTCCTACCATAAACGTTACCATAGGTGCTAATACCTATGGACCAACAGGTGCAAATGGCCCTACTATTCCAATTGGAACTGTTATACCAGCAGGTGGAATAAATGTAAGCGTTGCTTCAGTAGCTACGGGAGCTATTACAACACTTCCCGCTGGAACAAACTTTAAAAATGCCAATGATCATGATCTTTACTTAACAATCACCAATCTTACCAATGGAACCAATAACGTTGCAGCCAACAATAACTTTAGCACAACGATCAATGCACTTCAAGGAACACTCACATCAGGTACATCTGTGAGAACCTCTCAGTCCGTTTATGCAGCAAGCCACGCTTCCAGTATCGATGTTTACGATTCACTTGGTTCAAAACATACCGTAAGACTTGAATATACAAAAACAGGCTTTACATCTGAGGGTGGTACTGAATGGTCAGTCCTTATTTCTGTTCCAGAACCAGGTGATATTAACCTTGGAAACTACCCTGAAAACATTGTAACAGGTACGGTTAGCTTTAACTCTGATGGTTCTTTAGCAACCTATTCTCCAAGAAGTCTTACCTATACAGCCAACAACGGATCAACGGGTAGCCAAAACATTGAACTCAAGTTTGGAACACTCGGACAATTTGATGGTATGACCAGTTTTGATAAAGACTCCAACACTTCAGGTATTAGCCAAGATGGTTATGCGGGTGGTGATCTTAATGGTCTAAGTGTTGATGAAACAGGTACGGTTATCGGTAGTTTTACCAATGGACGTAGTTTTGCGCTCGCACAAGTGGCTATGGCAACCTTTACCAACAACCAAGGTCTTGAGAGTGATGGTGGTAACTGTTTTGTTCAAACTTCAAACTCAGGCGATCCTATCGTTGGACAAGCTTCAACAGGTGGTAAAGGTACGATTCAAGCAAGTTCACTCGAGATGAGTAACGTTGACCTTTCACGCTCCCTTACACAGTTGATTGTTATTCAAAGAGGTTACCAAGCTAACTCAAAAACAATCACAACAGCGGATGAAATGCTCAACACTTTACTCCAACTCAAATAG
- the dnaA gene encoding chromosomal replication initiator protein DnaA has product MLADTVIELLKGEIASLEYDRYIKQLKFHEKASNSDQMVFLAPNILIANWVRTKYADKIAHLFELKTGKKPEIKIVLKEHLKTTKTKSTPVEMIDSIKSTKNTILNPSYTFSSFVVGSSNQYAYTAAKSIAEKPGVMYNPVFIYGPTGLGKTHLIHAIGNYVQSKGKIVIYATIEQFMNDFTYNLRNQSMDRFREKYRNCDVLLIDDTQFLSNKIQTQEEFFHTFNELHSAGKQIVLTSDKPPKMINGLEDRLKSRFEWGLIADIGLPELETKIAIIKKKCELDGINLNSDIVNYIAANMGDNIREIESAIINLNAYASLMRQEITLDFAKNVMREQIKERRENISLEDIIQIIAKDLNIKPSEIKSTKRSKNIVEARRIGIYLARTLTPNSMPSLATYFGMKDHTAVSHNIKKINELIDTNESFKLKVEDLKNKILTKQV; this is encoded by the coding sequence TTGTTAGCAGATACCGTCATAGAACTTTTAAAAGGAGAGATTGCTTCTTTAGAATATGATCGCTATATTAAACAACTAAAATTCCATGAAAAGGCGTCTAATTCGGATCAAATGGTCTTTCTTGCCCCTAATATTCTCATCGCTAATTGGGTAAGAACTAAATACGCCGACAAAATCGCTCATCTGTTTGAACTCAAAACAGGCAAAAAGCCTGAAATCAAAATCGTCCTAAAAGAGCATCTTAAAACCACAAAAACTAAATCAACTCCTGTTGAAATGATAGATTCTATTAAAAGCACTAAAAATACTATTTTAAACCCATCTTATACCTTTAGCAGTTTTGTTGTAGGAAGTTCAAATCAATACGCTTATACAGCTGCTAAATCTATTGCTGAAAAACCAGGCGTTATGTACAATCCTGTCTTTATTTATGGTCCTACGGGACTTGGTAAGACTCACCTTATTCATGCCATTGGAAATTATGTTCAAAGTAAAGGTAAAATTGTTATTTATGCAACAATTGAACAATTTATGAATGACTTTACCTATAATCTTCGCAACCAATCTATGGACAGATTCCGTGAAAAATACCGTAATTGCGATGTTTTACTTATTGATGATACTCAATTTTTATCCAATAAAATTCAAACACAAGAAGAATTTTTTCATACATTTAATGAGCTTCATTCTGCAGGTAAACAAATTGTTTTGACCTCAGATAAGCCACCAAAGATGATTAATGGACTTGAAGATCGTTTAAAAAGTCGCTTTGAATGGGGTTTAATTGCCGATATTGGCTTACCAGAATTAGAAACAAAAATTGCCATCATTAAAAAGAAATGTGAACTCGATGGTATTAACCTTAACAGCGATATTGTCAATTATATTGCTGCCAACATGGGCGATAATATCCGTGAAATTGAGAGTGCAATTATTAACCTCAATGCCTATGCATCACTTATGCGTCAAGAAATAACCCTTGATTTTGCAAAGAATGTTATGCGTGAGCAGATTAAAGAGCGTCGCGAAAATATTAGCCTTGAAGATATTATTCAAATCATTGCAAAAGATCTCAATATTAAACCAAGCGAGATTAAATCGACTAAAAGAAGTAAAAACATTGTAGAAGCTAGACGTATTGGTATCTATTTGGCACGAACACTTACACCAAACTCAATGCCATCTTTAGCAACCTACTTTGGAATGAAAGATCATACAGCTGTTTCACACAATATTAAAAAAATTAACGAACTTATTGACACCAATGAGTCTTTTAAACTTAAAGTTGAAGATCTAAAAAATAAAATTTTAACAAAGCAGGTATAA
- the ruvC gene encoding crossover junction endodeoxyribonuclease RuvC, with the protein MVILGIDPGTRNCGYSILKKEKNTLILIEAGLIKIKEKILQHQIMELVEGLDTIFKQHTIDEVAIEDIFYAYNPQTVLKLAQFRGALSLKILQVIGNFSEYTPLQVKKAVTGNGKAAKEQVAFMVKKILGIKQEIKPLDITDAIAIAITHAQRVKVS; encoded by the coding sequence TTGGTTATTTTAGGGATCGATCCAGGAACGCGTAACTGTGGATATTCTATTTTAAAAAAAGAAAAAAACACGCTTATTTTGATCGAAGCTGGGCTTATAAAAATTAAAGAAAAAATACTCCAACATCAGATTATGGAGTTGGTTGAAGGGCTTGATACCATCTTTAAACAGCACACCATTGATGAAGTTGCGATTGAAGATATTTTTTATGCGTATAACCCTCAAACAGTGCTTAAATTAGCACAATTCAGGGGTGCTCTTAGTTTAAAAATTTTACAAGTTATAGGCAACTTTAGTGAGTACACACCACTGCAAGTCAAAAAAGCCGTTACAGGCAATGGAAAAGCGGCAAAAGAGCAAGTAGCCTTTATGGTAAAGAAGATTTTAGGCATTAAACAAGAGATCAAACCTCTGGACATTACAGATGCTATTGCTATAGCCATCACACATGCCCAAAGGGTGAAAGTGAGTTAA